One Methanofollis sp. genomic window carries:
- a CDS encoding 4a-hydroxytetrahydrobiopterin dehydratase, with product MPLSKESARPIVPGAAPLTRREMLALLPDVPGWCLENGRLRRRFVFRSVGEACTFINEVIALGSESASHYPDICLRKYHEVEVSWYTHSSGGLTRTDFVLAAQLGERTGPKGLFR from the coding sequence ATGCCTCTCAGCAAGGAGTCGGCACGGCCCATCGTGCCCGGTGCAGCGCCGCTCACCAGAAGGGAGATGCTGGCCCTCCTCCCCGACGTGCCGGGGTGGTGCCTGGAGAACGGACGGTTGAGACGGAGGTTCGTCTTCAGGTCCGTCGGGGAGGCGTGCACCTTCATCAACGAGGTCATCGCCCTTGGATCGGAAAGCGCCAGCCACTACCCGGACATCTGTCTCAGGAAATACCACGAGGTGGAGGTCTCCTGGTACACCCACTCATCAGGCGGGTTGACACGGACAGACTTCGTCCTTGCCGCACAACTGGGGGAGAGGACAGGGCCGAAAGGGTTATTCAGATAA
- a CDS encoding DEAD/DEAH box helicase, with protein MLWTKTALFSMSAVFSSLHPTLQGIIAGRLGWDDLRPVQEAACQAAADGRDLLVVAGTAGGKTEAALIPVIDAVLKGGLAGVACLCLSPLKALINDQEERMLEICTPAGLSVAKWHGDVGKGERSWSGGDPPHILLTTPESLEVILLDRSLRPDLAHLRFVVVDEVHAFAADLRGVQIRCLLDRLDRLAGRPLQRIGLSATVGNPGEILAWLSGPGREAGLVASPVRPGKKQFSFSLAVGKEEQAAAVAGLVAGKRALVFVRSRSEAEGLATALKGRVDRLSVHHSSLSAAVRREAEDSLSVPSSCVICTSTLELGIDIGGLDLVVQVGPPASVSSFLQRLGRTGRRGGAARMAFVLGSDLDLLLAAGAIEAAARREVEPLRPPSLPYTVFVQQLFLALIGAGRLPRRSLLSSLLSSPVLAGIGPDDAGAIVDHLLATTHLAADGPFLMPGPAAERDFSRSHWSALLSVFSTGAAFRALTPEGEEVGDLDARFVAGGVGTVCTLGGRRWRIIALDPGHRIATVVGEGG; from the coding sequence TTGTTATGGACGAAGACCGCACTTTTCTCCATGTCGGCCGTCTTCTCCTCCCTCCATCCCACTCTTCAGGGCATTATTGCCGGCCGCCTCGGCTGGGACGACCTGCGCCCGGTGCAGGAGGCGGCCTGCCAGGCCGCCGCCGACGGCCGCGACCTCCTTGTCGTCGCCGGCACGGCCGGGGGCAAGACCGAGGCAGCGCTCATCCCGGTGATCGATGCCGTCCTGAAGGGCGGTCTTGCCGGCGTCGCCTGCCTCTGCCTCTCCCCCCTGAAGGCCCTGATCAACGACCAGGAGGAGAGGATGCTGGAGATATGCACCCCTGCCGGTCTCTCGGTCGCAAAGTGGCACGGCGACGTCGGAAAGGGCGAACGCTCCTGGTCGGGCGGCGACCCGCCCCACATTCTCCTCACGACGCCCGAGTCCCTGGAGGTGATCCTCCTCGACCGCTCTCTCAGGCCCGACCTTGCGCACCTCAGGTTCGTCGTCGTCGACGAGGTCCACGCCTTTGCCGCCGACCTGCGCGGCGTCCAGATCCGGTGTCTCCTCGACCGTCTCGACCGTCTCGCCGGCCGGCCCCTCCAGAGGATCGGCCTCTCGGCCACGGTCGGCAACCCCGGCGAGATCCTTGCCTGGCTCTCCGGTCCCGGCCGCGAGGCCGGCCTTGTCGCCTCTCCGGTCAGGCCCGGGAAGAAGCAGTTCTCCTTCTCCCTTGCCGTGGGGAAGGAGGAGCAGGCCGCCGCCGTCGCCGGCCTGGTCGCCGGCAAACGGGCCCTCGTCTTTGTGCGGAGTCGGAGCGAGGCCGAAGGACTTGCCACCGCCCTCAAAGGGAGGGTCGATCGCCTCTCCGTCCACCACTCGTCCCTCTCTGCTGCGGTGCGCCGGGAGGCCGAGGACTCCCTCTCCGTCCCCTCCTCCTGCGTCATCTGCACGAGCACCCTGGAACTCGGCATCGACATCGGCGGCCTCGACCTTGTCGTGCAGGTCGGCCCCCCGGCCTCCGTCTCCTCCTTCCTTCAGCGCCTCGGCCGCACAGGCAGGCGCGGCGGGGCCGCGCGGATGGCCTTTGTCCTCGGGTCGGACCTCGACCTCCTCCTGGCGGCCGGCGCGATCGAAGCGGCGGCGCGGCGTGAGGTCGAACCCCTCAGACCACCCTCCCTCCCGTACACGGTCTTTGTCCAGCAACTTTTCCTCGCCCTCATCGGTGCGGGACGTCTCCCGCGCCGCTCCCTCCTTTCCTCCCTTCTCTCGTCTCCGGTCCTTGCCGGCATCGGGCCCGACGACGCCGGGGCTATCGTCGACCACCTCCTCGCCACCACCCACCTTGCCGCCGACGGCCCCTTCCTGATGCCCGGCCCCGCGGCAGAGCGTGACTTCTCCCGGTCCCACTGGTCGGCCCTCCTCTCTGTCTTTTCCACAGGCGCCGCGTTCCGGGCCCTCACACCGGAAGGCGAGGAGGTTGGC